In Fusarium oxysporum f. sp. lycopersici 4287 chromosome 12, whole genome shotgun sequence, one DNA window encodes the following:
- a CDS encoding glucoamylase has protein sequence MFTQILYGLTALSALQGQVTASPGGSSLDRFISKEADISIKGVLANIGADGKRAQGAAPGAVVASPSRTDPDYWYTWTRDSALTYKVLVERFIHGDKSLQRKVDEYVSAQAKLQGVTNPSGGPETGGLGEPKFHVNLTAFTGSWGRPQRDGPPLRATALTLYANWLVSHGDRSKAINKVWPVIEKDLAYTVKFWNRTGYDLWEEVNGSSFFTLSASHRALVEGAALAKKLGKSCSDCAANAPRILCFMQSFWTGSYIDSNINVNDGRKGLDANSILSSIHTFDPSSKCTDSTFQPCSSRALANHKAVVDSFRSIYGVNKNRGKGKAAAVGRYSEDVYYDGNPWYLATLAAAEQLYAAVYQWNKIGSITVDSASLSFFSDLVPKVSKGTYRKNSKTYKAIVKAVTSYADGFVAVVQSYTPKDGSLAEQFDKSTGTPKSAVHLTWSYASFVGAAERRTGVVPPSWGESGANKVPAVCEAAPACDTTITFNVKNIDVTSDQKVYIVGGITQLSNWAPADGIALEASTSTKGLWTVKVNIPSDTSFEYKYIKKTSDGTVTWESDPNNSAATGSKCGSSSTINDEWR, from the exons ATGTTTACTCAGATCTTGTATGGCCTCACGGCCTTGTCCGCCCTCCAAGGCCAGGTCACTGCATCGCCCGGCGGTTCTAGCCTCGATCGCTTCATCTCCAAAGAGGCCGACATCTCCATCAAGGGCGTCCTTGCCAATATTGGCGCCGATGGCAAGCGAGCTCAGGGCGCTGCACCTGGTGCCGTTGTAGCAAGTCCATCGCGAACAGACCCAGACT ACTGGTACACATGGACCCGAGATTCCGCGTTGACGTACAAAGTCCTGGTTGAGCGCTTCATCCACGGAGACAAGTCTCTTCAACGCAAGGTCGACGAATACGTCTCTGCCCAAGCCAAACTCCAGGGCGTCACCAACCCATCCGGTGGTCCCGAGACTGGCGGTCTTGGCGAGCCCAAGTTCCACGTCAACCTCACAGCATTCACAGGATCTTGGGGTCGCCCTCAACGCGATGGTCCTCCTCTGAGAGCTACTGCATTGACTCTGTACGCAAACTGGCTTGTTTCTCATGGCGACCgctccaaggccatcaacaAGGTCTGGCCCGTCATTGAGAAGGATCTTGCATACACCGTCAAGTTCTGGAACAGAACCGGTTATGATCTTTGGGAGGAGGTCAACGGATCTTCGTTCTTCACCCTCTCTGCTTCTCATCGTGCTCTCGTCGAGGGAGCCGCTCTTGCTAAAAAGCTTGGCAAGTCTTGCTCCGACTGCGCAGCCAACGCCCCTCGTATTCTGTGCTTTATGCAAAGCTTCTGGACCGGCAGCTACATCGACTCGAACATCAACGTTAACGATGGCCGCAAGGGTCTTGATGCCAACTCTATTCTCTCGTCAATTCACACCTTTGATCCTTCCTCCAAATGCACTGACTCAACCTTCCAGCCTTGTTCATCAAGGGCTCTTGCGAACCATAAGGCAGTAGTGGACTCTTTCCGATCTATCTATGGtgtcaacaagaacagaGGTAAAGGAAAGGCCGCCGCCGTCGGTCGATACAGTGAGGATGTGTATTACGATGGCAACCCTTGGTATCTTGCTACTCTTGCTGCTGCCGAGCAACTGTATGCTGCTGTCTACCAGTGGAACAAGATTGGTTCTATCACTGTTGATAGCGCGTCGCTTTCTTTCTTCAGTGACCTCGTACCCAAGGTTTCCAAGGGTACCTATCGCAAGAACAGCAAGACATACAAAGCTATCGTCAAGGCTGTCACTTCATATGCTGATGGCTTCGTCGCTGTTGTGCAAAGCTATACCCCCAAGGATGGCTCACTCGCCGAGCAGTTCGATAAGTCGACTGGAACTCCCAAGTCAGCTGTTCATCTCACCTGGTCCTACGCTTCCTTTGTCGGTGCCGCCGAGCGTCGCACGGGTGTCGTTCCTCCAAGTTGGGGCGAAAGCGGCGCCAACAAGGTTCCCGCTGTTTGCGAAGCTGCTCCCGCCTGTGACACCACCATCACCTTCAATGTGAAGAACATTGATGTGACGTCTGATCAGAAGGTTTACATTGTTGGCGGAATCACTCAACTTTCCAACTGGGCTCCTGCTGACGGCATTGCACTTGAGGCATCCACGAGCACCAAGGGCTTGTGGACGGTGAAGGTCAATATTCCCTCTGATACCAGCTTTGAGTATAAGTACATCAAGAAGACGAGTGATGGGACTGTTACCTGGGAGAGTGACCCGAATAACAGTGCTGCGACGGGAAGCAAGTGCGGAAGCAGCAGTACTATCAACGATGAGTGGAGGTAG
- a CDS encoding hypothetical protein (At least one base has a quality score < 10), producing the protein MGRPPMHGSSSQLRACLNCQKRKSRCQPSVNGPGPCSYCARAGKDCSFVNPPDRTRLTRKNLDAIEQRCNRLEALIRSLHPGMDIDVALANLEAGQEVIRRTEQESDDDSPEHEEPAHEYEWSEPSLPPDFDCQSDEAGAMDGMATLNSLDAGYLGSSSGANLLQEIASMLPELAASNSPATSHGKSPSQTHKSKASLDPPNLANESLTSYLIDAYFLFYNVSYPILHERSFRQKLAARGMRRAKSSWNIIYYLVLAIGHWISTSDKHHAVSRFYTAARNALSIHMLESGSLETVQALLLMGNYLQKMDKPNTGYQFIGIAYKMALGLGMHRETPKSEDNVGLERRRQLFWVLYCFDSGFNITTGRPPYAQEGIIDTAIPRNVDDKDLEPTMPVPPEVNTPTTLSAIIAQAELAKHANSLYLEYLTAKTANTKVEYQVAETIEQTLTDWRQRLPQYFTSVDVPVWFTGPRAVVLWKEQNLRIILWRGSKRSHSYLPNKTNAETRCLDAAMQTINDITTFCSANEGILHLGIVWYATYFLFQAALVLEASYLDREAHDKLDNETTDWRMMVYKAQSCLVTFSSRSRSAKRCLEVLELINRRAETAANTRRTVLTVPELVEEAPIALQTPVLDTETSQIPVDLQTLGDGDLSMGAWTLNDDGSDPTMRMILDNTPWGYLDNTPMDTLFSDWFPQDTFEG; encoded by the exons ATGGGTCGTCCTCCGATGCACGGCTCTTCGAGCCAGCTCCGAGCTTGTCTCAATTGTCAGAAGCGCAAGAGCCGATGTCAACCTAGTGTCAATGGCCCCGGGCCATGTTCCTACTGCGCCCGCGCGGGCAAGGACTGTAGTTTCGTGAACCCACCTGACAGGACACGGCTTACGCGGAAGAATCTCGATGCAATAGAACAGCGCTGTAATAGGCTCGAGGCTCTCATCCGGTCACTACACCCAGGTATGGATATTGATGTCGCTCTTGCTAACCTAGAGGCTGGCCAAGAAGTTATCAGACGGACAGAGCAAGAGTCGGACGATGATTCGCCTGAGCACGAGGAACCAGCGCACGAGTACGAATGGAGTGAACCATCATTGCCACCAGATTTCGACTGTCAGAGCGATGAAGCCGGAGCTATGGATGGTATGGCTACGCTGAACAGCCTTGATGCTGGATATTTAG GCAGTAGTTCGGGTGCCAACTTACTACAAGAAATCGCATCGATGCTCCCAGAGCTCGCGGCGTCAAATTCCCCTGCCACAAGTCACGGGAAATCTCCCAGCCAGACGCATAAGTCGAAGGCTTCACTTGATCCGCCAAATCTTGCAAATGAATCATTGACAAGCTATCTCATCGATGCGTACTTCTTATTCTATAACGTCTCGTATCCGATTCTTCACGAACGATCATTCCGTCAGAAACTTGCCGCTCGGGGCATGCGACGTGCTAAGTCATCATGGAACATCATCTACTACCTGGTCTTGGCCATCGGCCATTGGATATCGACTTCGGATAAACACCACGCAGTATCTCGGTTCTATACCGCGGCGAGGAATGCTCTGTCAATCCACATGTTGGAGTCAGGGTCACTCGAGACTGTCCAAGCACTTCTACTGATGGGCAACTACCTGCAGAAGATGGATAAGCCAAACACAGGCTACCAGTTCATTGGCATCGCATACAAAATGGCACTTGGGCTTGGGATGCATCGGGAAACGCCAAAATCGGAAGACAACGTTGGGCTTGAAAGGCGGAGGCAGTTGTTCTGGGTTCTTTACTGCTTCGATAGCGGGTTCAACATTACAACTGGGAGACCACCCTATGCGCAAGAAGGCATCATTGACACCGCAATACCAAGAAATGTCGACGATAAG GATCTTGAACCCACCATGCCAGTGCCTCCTGAAGTCAACACGCCAACGACACTATCCGCCATCATCGCACAAGCAGAACTCGCCAAGCACGCAAATTCCCTATATCTCGAATATCTCACAGCGAAAACAGCAAACACGAAAGTCGAGTACCAAGTAGCCGAGACCATAGAACAAACCCTCACCGATTGGCGGCAGCGGCTCCCACAGTACTTTACTTCTGTAGACGTCCCAGTATGGTTCACTGGTCCACGGGCTGTTGTTTTGTGGAAGGAGCAGAACCTGCGAATTATCCTTTGGCGTGGAAGCAAGCGGAGCCATTCATATCTCCCCAACAAGACTAATGCCGAGACACGCTGTCTTGATGCTGCCATGCAAACCATAAACGACATAACAACTTTCTGCAGTGCAAATGAGGGTATCCTGCATCTGGGCATTGTCTGGTATGCCACATACTTTCTGTTCCAAGCCgcccttgttcttgaagcgAGCTACCTTGACCGCGAGGCCCATGACAAGCTCGATAACGAGACGACGGACTGGCGAATGATGGTCTACAAAGCGCAAAGTTGTCTGGTGACTTTCTCAAGCAGGAGCAGATCAGCCAAGAGGTGCTTGGAGGTGCTGGAACTCATAAACAGAAGGGCAGAAACAGCAGCGAACACTCGGCGAACTGTTCTCACTGTGCCcgagcttgttgaagaagccccAATTGCGCTCCAAACCCCAGTACT